DNA from Saccharicrinis carchari:
GTAATCTTTAATGGTTTTTATAGAAGCAAAATCATACTTTTTACCCAGCTCGGTAGCGTTGGCTTTTTTTACCAATTCCATTAGTTGTTCCTTCTGTACATCTTCGGGGTGAGCCTTAAAGTGGTTGATCTGCGATAACCGGCGGCTGTTTACTAATGATATGATAGAATTCAATATTGGCATACGGTACGGTTTTAAGGGCTAAATATAAAGTATTTTTCCTGAAAAAATAAGATGTACAATAAGGTAATAATAAACCACTGTTTTGTTATTTTAGCAAAAAATATATCGTGTTGATGAATTATTTCGATATTGTTGTAGGCGTACTCTTAATTATTGCGCTCGTTAAGGGTTTTAAAAATGGTTTAATTATCGAGTTTGCCGCTCTGGCTGCTCTGGTTTTGGGTGTTTTGGGTGCCATAAAATTCTCCGCTTTTACTGAGGTATGGCTCATGCAATACTGGCAAAGTGATTATATAAATATTATCGCTTTTTTTATTACTTTTATTGCGATTGTGATAGGCGTGCACCTGTTGGCTAAGCTGGTGGATACCCTGGTTAAGGCGGTAGCATTGGGATTAGTAAACAGGGTTCTTGGAGCCGTTTTTTCCTTGTTTAAGTATGGCTTTGTTTTAAGTGTTTTATTAGCCGTATTTACTACTTTCGACAAAAGCTTTGATTTGCTCCCCGAAAAAACCAGAGAGCGTTCGTATTTGTATCAGCCCCTATCGGAGTTTGCGCCATTCATATTCCCCTATCTTAATTTTGATGAGAAACCATTGCGTAACAAAGTTGAAGAGATTATCGAGGTGTAGGTAGCATTGGATGATGAGGTGCAGTAGGTAGTGCGCGTTTTGTTACAGGGTATTATAAAAAACAGACGTAGTTATGTTATTTAGCTGCCTGCACCCTGCGATGCGTTAAGTAGCAGCTTGGCCAGTGATTGTGAGATGGCACCCGGCAGGTCCATTTGGATCTGCATAAACTCAAGGACTGCCATATGCCATGCACTTAATGTATTTCGTGATTGTATATAGTGGTCGAAGGCAGCATTGGCAATGGTTAGGGTATGGGTGCCAAAACAACGGAACAAGTGACGAAAGGTATCAGCAGGCAAGTTGGTGTGTTTGTACTGGTCGTATAAGCGATCGATAAAATCGATGAGTTGTCCCTGACTATACGTAGCACCTAACTGACGGCTAATAAATTGGGTTGTTTGCGAGGAGCTTAACGATGCCGTTGTGCCGGATACTACCTTGTCCTGTTCGCTAAGATACAGCAGCATTTGCAATAGCAAACTTAGCTTGGTGTAACTGAGTGATTTTAGATGTATAAAATTATCGTTAGCAACCGTAAAAGGTAAGCCGGCCCATTTTAGCCTTGTGCGCACATGCCAATGCGCCTTGTAAGGCGTTTTTGTGTTGTGCTCCGTAAATACAGTAGGGAACAGGCGTACATATTGTGTTTGCTGCCGGTACTGCGCTTTTATAGCAGAAATATTAAATTTTGCTGGTATGGGCGCGGTGATGGGCTCTACCGTACAGATAGTTTTTAAGGTTTCTACGAGATGATTTTTGTCCTGCAAAGCCGGATTACGTATTTGATCGAGCAAAAAAAACAGCTCGTTTTTGTTTGCAAGCGCATTATCTCTATCAGCAGACCTATGCTTATGCACTACTTTTCATTTTTTTTTATCCGTTTAAAAAGTTCTGATGCAAAAACAAAATCATTCAAGCGCTCTTCGCTTGCCGATAGTAAGTCTTCTTTATCACCTTCCCAAAGTTTTCGGCCCTCATAAATAAAAATAATCTTTTCGCCAATACCCATAACGGAGTTCATATCGTGGGTGTTAATAATGGTTGTTATTCCATATTCTTTGGTGATTTCGTAAATGAGATTATCAATTACGATGGATGTTTTGGGATCTAAGCCCGAGTTGGGCTCATCGCAGAACAGATATTTTGGATTTAAGGCAATAGCCCGTGCAATGGCAACTCGTTTTTGCATGCCACCACTTATTTCGGAAGGATAAAGATGGTTGACGTTTTCGAGTTTAACCCGCTTTAAACAGAAGTTAACCCGTTCGCGTTTTTCCTCTTTGCTTTGTTCTGCGAACATATCTAATGGGAAACGTATATTTTCTTCAACCGTTAAGGAATCGAAAAGTGCAGAGCCCTGAAAAAGCATGCCTATTTCTTTTCGTATCGATTTTTGGTCGTCAAAGTCCATTTCGGAAAAAACCTTGTCGCTGTAAATAATTTTCCCCGAGTCGATACTGTGCAATCCAACCATTGTTTTTAACAGTACCGTTTTACCGTGTCCGCTTTGCCCTATAATAAGGTTGGTATGGCCGGTTTGAAATTGGGCAGACACATCAAAGATAACTTGATTATCACCGAAGCTTTTATTTATATTTTTTATCTCAATCATGCCAATAAAAGCTGGGTTAGTAATAGGTTGAATAATAATATTTGGATGCTGCTGACAACAACCGCTCTGGTGCTTGCTGCGCCCACTTCCAGCGAACCGCCATCGACGTAATATCCGTGGTAGGCCGATATAGAAGAAATGAGAAAGGCAAATACCACAGATTTGATGATCGCATAAAATATATAAAAAGGTTTAAAACCGAACTGTACACCATAAATAAAATCGGCCGATGGTACTTCGCCTGTAACGGCACCGGCCAGCCAGCCACCAAAAATGCCTATACCCATACTGATAAGCGTAATAAAAGGTATCATGCCTACCAATGCAATTATTTTAGGGAGTACTAAATAGCTGCTGGAGTTTATGCCCATTATTTCGATAGCATCTATTTGCTCCGAAACGCGCATGCTACCAATCTCGGATGCTATGTTTGAACCGACTTTACCTGCCAAAATAAGTCCTACAATAGTGGAAGAGAACTCAAGTAACACCGATTCGCGTGCAGCCAGTCCGATGGTATATTTGGGTATGAATACCAAATCGAGGTTATAAGCCGTTTGTAAGGTAATAACGGCTCCCATAAAAAAAGAGATGATAGATACAATTCCAATGGAACCAACACCGAGGCTATCGGCTTCCTTAAATACTTGTTTTACAAAGATGCGTAACTTTTCCGGCTTAGAGAACACTCTGTTTAAAAACAGGACGTAACGGCCGAAATGATATAATAAACCCATATGAATTGATTTGGGATAAAAATACTAACTTAATTCAGGGTAAAAAAATTTAAAATAGCTCCTCAATTTTTTTATTGTGAAGCTTTTTGGGTATTTTCACCCGAACAATTTAAAAATTAAGGAAACTAAATTATAGGTAATGAATAAAAATACATACTGCGTAATTATGGCAGGCGGAATAGGAAGCCGCTTCTGGCCCATTAGTCGCGAGGAAACCCCAAAGCAGTTTCTCGATATTCTGGGAACTGGAAGGACATTGATCCAGCAGACTTTTGATAGATTTAAACCTATTTGTTCCACAAAAAACTTTTTGGTAGTAACCAGTATTGAGTACAAACAGATGGTGCTCGATCAACTCCCCGATCTTGCCCCGGAACAAGTTTTAACCGAACCTTTCAGGCGTAACACAGCACCCTGCATCGCTTATGCTAATGCATGGATTAAAAAACGCGATCCGGAAGCCTCCGTGGTGGTGACACCAGCCGACCACCTTATATTAAAGCAGGACGAATTTGTAAAGGTAATTTCAAAGGGATTGGATTTTGTTACCGATAACAACTCCCTGTTAACCCTGGGCATTAAGCCGCACCGCCCCGAAACAGGTTACGGCTATATTCAGGTTGCCGATAAATCGGCCAATATACTGGGCGAGATAGAGCCGGTAAAAACTTTTACCGAGAAACCGAACCTGGAATTGGCCAAAGTATTTTTTGAGAGTGGTGAGTTTTTCTGGAATTCAGGTATTTTTATCTGGTCTATTAGAACGGCTGAGGCAGCCTTTAATACTTATCTGCCCGACGTAAAATTGTTGTTTGATAGTATTGAGGACAAGATAAACACCAAAGACGAGGAAGCGGCCATTAAAAATATTTATTTAGAGTGTGATAACATTTCAATTGATTATGGCATAATGGAAAAAGCCGGCAATGTGTGTGTGCTTACCGCCGACTTTGGGTGGAGCGATCTGGGTACCTGGTCGAGTTTATACGAACACTCCAACAAAGATGAACATGGTAATGCCATTAATACCGGCAAGGTGCTTACCTACGATGCCAAAAACTGTGTTATCAATCTGCCAGGCGATAAGATGGCCGTAATACAAGGGCTGGAAGATTTTATTATAGCGGAATCGAAGAACTGTTTGCTCATTTGCCCTAAGGACAATGAACAACAAATCCGGCAGTTTTCAGCTGATTTAATATCGGAATTCGGAAACGGGGAATAGAGTCAAGGCGCTTTAAAAGCTACTAATGCCAATGCCGCCGAATGGCGGATAAAACCTGACCCCATAGTAATACGGGAGGGGTTGTAAATGTTAATTTCTTGTTCCCGCACATCCGGTACAAGAAATTAGGTGAACTGGTAGTGCGCATAGCTAACAGCTACATTTTTATTCAGTCCTATATAAACAAAAAAAGGAGCGCTATGCGCTCCTTTTTTATGAATTTTTTGTTCTCTTACAATAACTTACCATGGGTTCTAAAACTCCCACATGTCATGCTCGAAGTTGAATATTTCTGTTTTAATTCTTTCGGACTCAAGCATGGCTTCCATACCAACGGCATATTTATCAATTCCACGGTTATTGTACACGTTAGATTCTCTGGTGATATAACTTCCAAAATACCTTTTCATAAATATATCGTCGAAGGTGCGGCGTTGTGCATCGTTACGTGGGTTAAACACCTCATTGCGGGCAAACAGATCGCGTGCTTGCGGGAAATAAACCCAGAAGGTCTGTTTACGGGCCACTTCTTCTGATCCACCTTCACCAGAGGATTTAGAATACTCTCTGATAGGACATAATCCTATAATACGAACATCCAGGCGTGAGTAGTTACGGTCGAAGAACCAAACTTCTTTTACCAATATTTGCTTTACTTCTTCGGGGCGCAGCTCACCGGTTACTATTTGTTCTGCAAAGGTTCCATCTTCCTGTTTCACTTGCAGGGTGTCGCCAACCGCACCCATTTCGTAAAGCACCTGATCATACGACATTTCAACTTTAAATTCGTCGTCGTTTTTGGTGGAGTAAGCAGTAAGTCCTTCGTACTGTATGCCATGTATCAATAATTGGATAAGGCTATATCTTCCGTCCATTGTATTGATAGGATAGTACAAGGGCAGATTAATTTTTTCGCGCAGATCAATAACCCGCCACACTTTTTTGGCCCACATCACATCCGCCTCTCTTACGTGAGGGTAGGGGATAGGTTTACGATTTAAAACATGTTCTTTTGGGTATATCCCGTCCAGAACGTTTTGGGCTTTTACGGTAGTAGTTCCTACCATTGCCACTAACATGATTATTAAGAAGAACAATTTTTTCATTACTATATTATTTTATGCTGTCTGTTTTAGTGATAACTTATTTTTATAATTATTAATCTACCAAAAATGTAATTGTACCCAAATCTCGCGTTCCACCCGGGCCGGTAGCTCTAATTTCTTCGATAGATATTTTAGATCCTCTTGGCATTCCTTTTATCAGGTCTTTTTGCGCGGCAGTAAAGGCAGCGCTGTTGGAGGGTTCATCAACATTATATCCGTTTTTAAGCACCGATACGGTAAAGCGGCTAACTTTATATTCCAATTCAAAATCAAAGTCTTTCATTTCGGCAAATACGGCTGTTTGTGCTGTTAATACCTGTTTGGGTATTTTACCCCCAGACTGCCCGGCAACAACCGGAACCGGGTCAGGTACCCTTTTAATCCGAAATTCCTGCTTACCTATAAACTTCTTTTTTCCTCCTATTTGTGCGCTTACCGTTACCACGGATTTTTTACCTGCTGTTCCGGCATTGGGCTTTACTATATAATTACCACCACGCATGCTTCGGCTTACATTGCTCATGCTTACACTCAGGTCCTTCGTGGCCACGCCTGGCACCGAAATAGCCACCGGATTTTCCACCCCTTCGTAAAACACGTTCATTTTAATAGGCGAAATCACCGCACTTGGTTTTACAACCTGATACTCTCCTTCTATTGGATATTCAATTGTTTCCGATCCATCCGGGGTTGGCATTTCAATATATCCTTTCCACTGATGCTCACCAACACCTTTAGTTTGTTTTAATATACCCTTGCCATCCTTTATATCGTTAATTTTTTTGCCGTTTATTACAATGTTTGGTACTATCGTCGGATCGTAGGCTGCCATGAACAATTCGGCTGTATAAGTTTCGCCTTCGAGTATGGTGGTTTTATATGGTTTTACCACCTGCATCAGTTTTTCAAACTTATAGGAGTCCTTATTGATATGGGCATAAAGATTAGCTACCATATCTGCCTCTGCGCTCCTAACATCTCCCTGTATCTTACTCAGCATGGCCATAGATGCTGAAAGGGGGATATGTTCAAATTTAGTGGATTCCCAGGATTTTTTTACATCCTTCTCGCCCTTTATGTCGTCAGTATTAAACATTTCCTGATAGGCTAAAACAAAGGCGCTATCTGTAACTTCAATCTCTCCTAAGCTCTGAAGTAGCAATTCTTTGTATTTATTCATTTCGCTTTTAAGCACCTTGCTTCGTTCTCCGCCTTTTTCGGTAATCATTATCTGGGGTGCTATATCCTGATTATCGTGCCCTTTATAATTATCAGGTGTAGCTTCGGAGCCTCCTGCTGTTTGTGCCAGCAAAATTTTTAGATCCTGTATATGATTCACCAGGCTATCTGCCGCAGCTTTTATTTCATTCGCTTTCGCCCAATCCTTACCGGCTTTTTCGCGGTTGTTACTGTAGGCTGTTTCAAACTGATTGTAAAGTACTTCTGTTTTTCGTTCTACGGTTCCTCGTGATTGATTAAATCCTTCATCGAGAGAAACAAAAGCCTGAAGCAACTCCCCTGACACATTCAACGCGAGCATTGCTGTGAGAAAGAGGTACATCATACCTATCATTTTCTGCCGCGGCGTTTCTGGACAATTTCCACCACTCATATTCTAGCTTCTTTAAATTTTTACCAATATAAATTAACGGCCTCCGGCATTCATGGCGCTCAGCATATTT
Protein-coding regions in this window:
- a CDS encoding CvpA family protein, with amino-acid sequence MNYFDIVVGVLLIIALVKGFKNGLIIEFAALAALVLGVLGAIKFSAFTEVWLMQYWQSDYINIIAFFITFIAIVIGVHLLAKLVDTLVKAVALGLVNRVLGAVFSLFKYGFVLSVLLAVFTTFDKSFDLLPEKTRERSYLYQPLSEFAPFIFPYLNFDEKPLRNKVEEIIEV
- a CDS encoding ABC transporter ATP-binding protein gives rise to the protein MIEIKNINKSFGDNQVIFDVSAQFQTGHTNLIIGQSGHGKTVLLKTMVGLHSIDSGKIIYSDKVFSEMDFDDQKSIRKEIGMLFQGSALFDSLTVEENIRFPLDMFAEQSKEEKRERVNFCLKRVKLENVNHLYPSEISGGMQKRVAIARAIALNPKYLFCDEPNSGLDPKTSIVIDNLIYEITKEYGITTIINTHDMNSVMGIGEKIIFIYEGRKLWEGDKEDLLSASEERLNDFVFASELFKRIKKNEK
- a CDS encoding MlaE family ABC transporter permease, whose amino-acid sequence is MGLLYHFGRYVLFLNRVFSKPEKLRIFVKQVFKEADSLGVGSIGIVSIISFFMGAVITLQTAYNLDLVFIPKYTIGLAARESVLLEFSSTIVGLILAGKVGSNIASEIGSMRVSEQIDAIEIMGINSSSYLVLPKIIALVGMIPFITLISMGIGIFGGWLAGAVTGEVPSADFIYGVQFGFKPFYIFYAIIKSVVFAFLISSISAYHGYYVDGGSLEVGAASTRAVVVSSIQILLFNLLLTQLLLA
- a CDS encoding mannose-1-phosphate guanylyltransferase — translated: MNKNTYCVIMAGGIGSRFWPISREETPKQFLDILGTGRTLIQQTFDRFKPICSTKNFLVVTSIEYKQMVLDQLPDLAPEQVLTEPFRRNTAPCIAYANAWIKKRDPEASVVVTPADHLILKQDEFVKVISKGLDFVTDNNSLLTLGIKPHRPETGYGYIQVADKSANILGEIEPVKTFTEKPNLELAKVFFESGEFFWNSGIFIWSIRTAEAAFNTYLPDVKLLFDSIEDKINTKDEEAAIKNIYLECDNISIDYGIMEKAGNVCVLTADFGWSDLGTWSSLYEHSNKDEHGNAINTGKVLTYDAKNCVINLPGDKMAVIQGLEDFIIAESKNCLLICPKDNEQQIRQFSADLISEFGNGE
- the porN gene encoding type IX secretion system ring subunit PorN/GldN produces the protein MKKLFFLIIMLVAMVGTTTVKAQNVLDGIYPKEHVLNRKPIPYPHVREADVMWAKKVWRVIDLREKINLPLYYPINTMDGRYSLIQLLIHGIQYEGLTAYSTKNDDEFKVEMSYDQVLYEMGAVGDTLQVKQEDGTFAEQIVTGELRPEEVKQILVKEVWFFDRNYSRLDVRIIGLCPIREYSKSSGEGGSEEVARKQTFWVYFPQARDLFARNEVFNPRNDAQRRTFDDIFMKRYFGSYITRESNVYNNRGIDKYAVGMEAMLESERIKTEIFNFEHDMWEF
- the porM gene encoding type IX secretion system motor protein PorM/GldM, which translates into the protein MSGGNCPETPRQKMIGMMYLFLTAMLALNVSGELLQAFVSLDEGFNQSRGTVERKTEVLYNQFETAYSNNREKAGKDWAKANEIKAAADSLVNHIQDLKILLAQTAGGSEATPDNYKGHDNQDIAPQIMITEKGGERSKVLKSEMNKYKELLLQSLGEIEVTDSAFVLAYQEMFNTDDIKGEKDVKKSWESTKFEHIPLSASMAMLSKIQGDVRSAEADMVANLYAHINKDSYKFEKLMQVVKPYKTTILEGETYTAELFMAAYDPTIVPNIVINGKKINDIKDGKGILKQTKGVGEHQWKGYIEMPTPDGSETIEYPIEGEYQVVKPSAVISPIKMNVFYEGVENPVAISVPGVATKDLSVSMSNVSRSMRGGNYIVKPNAGTAGKKSVVTVSAQIGGKKKFIGKQEFRIKRVPDPVPVVAGQSGGKIPKQVLTAQTAVFAEMKDFDFELEYKVSRFTVSVLKNGYNVDEPSNSAAFTAAQKDLIKGMPRGSKISIEEIRATGPGGTRDLGTITFLVD